The Acomys russatus chromosome 1, mAcoRus1.1, whole genome shotgun sequence genome has a window encoding:
- the Srsf7 gene encoding serine/arginine-rich splicing factor 7 isoform X2, whose translation MSRYGRYGGETKVYVGNLGTGAGKGELERAFSYYGPLRTVWIARNPPGFAFVEFEDPRDAEDAVRGLDGKVICGSRVRVELSTGMPRRSRFDRPPARRPFDPNDRCYECGEKGHYAYDCHRYSRRRRSRSRSRSHSRSRGRRYSRSRSRSRGRRSRSASLRRSRSVSLRRSRSASLRRSRSGSIKGSRSRSRSRSRSRSISRPRSSRSKSRSPSPKRSRSPSGSPRRSASPERMD comes from the exons ATGTCACGTTACGGGCGGTATGGAGGAG AAACCAAGGTATATGTTGGTAACCTGGGAACTGGTGCTGGTAAAGGAGAGTTAGAAAGGGCATTCAGTTACTATGGGCCCTTAAGAACTGTATGGATTGCCAGAAATCCTCCGGGATTTGCCTTTGTGGAATTTGAAGATCCCAGAGATGCAGAAGATGCAGTTCGAGGATTGGATGGGAA GGTGATTTGTGGTTCTCGAGTGAGGGTTGAACTATCTACAGGCATGCCTCGGAGATCTCGTTTTGATAGGCCGCCTGCCCGTCGTCCCTTTGATCCTAATGATAGATGCTATGAGTGTGGTGAAAAGGGACATTATGCTTATGACTGTCATCGCTATAGCCGACGAAGAAGAAGCAG GTCACGGTCTAGATCACATTCTCGATCCAGGGGAAGGCGATACTCTCGCTCACGCAGCAGGAGCCGGGGTAGGAG gtcAAGATCAGCATCTCTTCGACGATCAAGGTCTGTGTCTCTTCGTAGATCAAGATCAGCTTCACTCAGAAGATCTAGGTCTGGTTCTATAAAAGGATCGAG ATCCCGCTCAAGGTCAAGATCAAGATCCAGGTCTATTTCACGACCGAGAAGCAG CCGATCAAAATCCAGATCTCCATCTCCTAAAAGAAG TCGTTCTCCATCAGGAAGTCCTCGCAGAAGTGCAAGTCCTGAAAGAATGGACTGA
- the Srsf7 gene encoding serine/arginine-rich splicing factor 7 isoform X1 has protein sequence MSRYGRYGGETKVYVGNLGTGAGKGELERAFSYYGPLRTVWIARNPPGFAFVEFEDPRDAEDAVRGLDGKVICGSRVRVELSTGMPRRSRFDRPPARRPFDPNDRCYECGEKGHYAYDCHRYSRRRRSRSRSRSHSRSRGRRYSRSRSRSRGRRSRSASLRRSRSVSLRRSRSASLRRSRSGSIKGSRYFQSRSRSRSRSRSISRPRSSRSKSRSPSPKRSRSPSGSPRRSASPERMD, from the exons ATGTCACGTTACGGGCGGTATGGAGGAG AAACCAAGGTATATGTTGGTAACCTGGGAACTGGTGCTGGTAAAGGAGAGTTAGAAAGGGCATTCAGTTACTATGGGCCCTTAAGAACTGTATGGATTGCCAGAAATCCTCCGGGATTTGCCTTTGTGGAATTTGAAGATCCCAGAGATGCAGAAGATGCAGTTCGAGGATTGGATGGGAA GGTGATTTGTGGTTCTCGAGTGAGGGTTGAACTATCTACAGGCATGCCTCGGAGATCTCGTTTTGATAGGCCGCCTGCCCGTCGTCCCTTTGATCCTAATGATAGATGCTATGAGTGTGGTGAAAAGGGACATTATGCTTATGACTGTCATCGCTATAGCCGACGAAGAAGAAGCAG GTCACGGTCTAGATCACATTCTCGATCCAGGGGAAGGCGATACTCTCGCTCACGCAGCAGGAGCCGGGGTAGGAG gtcAAGATCAGCATCTCTTCGACGATCAAGGTCTGTGTCTCTTCGTAGATCAAGATCAGCTTCACTCAGAAGATCTAGGTCTGGTTCTATAAAAGGATCGAGGTATTTCCA ATCCCGCTCAAGGTCAAGATCAAGATCCAGGTCTATTTCACGACCGAGAAGCAG CCGATCAAAATCCAGATCTCCATCTCCTAAAAGAAG TCGTTCTCCATCAGGAAGTCCTCGCAGAAGTGCAAGTCCTGAAAGAATGGACTGA
- the Srsf7 gene encoding serine/arginine-rich splicing factor 7 isoform X3 has protein sequence MSRYGRYGGETKVYVGNLGTGAGKGELERAFSYYGPLRTVWIARNPPGFAFVEFEDPRDAEDAVRGLDGKVICGSRVRVELSTGMPRRSRFDRPPARRPFDPNDRCYECGEKGHYAYDCHRYSRRRRSRSRSRSHSRSRGRRYSRSRSRSRGRRSRSASLRRSRSVSLRRSRSASLRRSRSGSIKGSRYFQSRSRSRSRSRSISRPRSSRSPSGSPRRSASPERMD, from the exons ATGTCACGTTACGGGCGGTATGGAGGAG AAACCAAGGTATATGTTGGTAACCTGGGAACTGGTGCTGGTAAAGGAGAGTTAGAAAGGGCATTCAGTTACTATGGGCCCTTAAGAACTGTATGGATTGCCAGAAATCCTCCGGGATTTGCCTTTGTGGAATTTGAAGATCCCAGAGATGCAGAAGATGCAGTTCGAGGATTGGATGGGAA GGTGATTTGTGGTTCTCGAGTGAGGGTTGAACTATCTACAGGCATGCCTCGGAGATCTCGTTTTGATAGGCCGCCTGCCCGTCGTCCCTTTGATCCTAATGATAGATGCTATGAGTGTGGTGAAAAGGGACATTATGCTTATGACTGTCATCGCTATAGCCGACGAAGAAGAAGCAG GTCACGGTCTAGATCACATTCTCGATCCAGGGGAAGGCGATACTCTCGCTCACGCAGCAGGAGCCGGGGTAGGAG gtcAAGATCAGCATCTCTTCGACGATCAAGGTCTGTGTCTCTTCGTAGATCAAGATCAGCTTCACTCAGAAGATCTAGGTCTGGTTCTATAAAAGGATCGAGGTATTTCCA ATCCCGCTCAAGGTCAAGATCAAGATCCAGGTCTATTTCACGACCGAGAAGCAG TCGTTCTCCATCAGGAAGTCCTCGCAGAAGTGCAAGTCCTGAAAGAATGGACTGA
- the Srsf7 gene encoding serine/arginine-rich splicing factor 7 isoform X4, with protein sequence MSRYGRYGGETKVYVGNLGTGAGKGELERAFSYYGPLRTVWIARNPPGFAFVEFEDPRDAEDAVRGLDGKVICGSRVRVELSTGMPRRSRFDRPPARRPFDPNDRCYECGEKGHYAYDCHRYSRRRRSRSRSRSHSRSRGRRYSRSRSRSRGRRSRSASLRRSRSVSLRRSRSASLRRSRSGSIKGSRSRSRSRSRSRSISRPRSSRSPSGSPRRSASPERMD encoded by the exons ATGTCACGTTACGGGCGGTATGGAGGAG AAACCAAGGTATATGTTGGTAACCTGGGAACTGGTGCTGGTAAAGGAGAGTTAGAAAGGGCATTCAGTTACTATGGGCCCTTAAGAACTGTATGGATTGCCAGAAATCCTCCGGGATTTGCCTTTGTGGAATTTGAAGATCCCAGAGATGCAGAAGATGCAGTTCGAGGATTGGATGGGAA GGTGATTTGTGGTTCTCGAGTGAGGGTTGAACTATCTACAGGCATGCCTCGGAGATCTCGTTTTGATAGGCCGCCTGCCCGTCGTCCCTTTGATCCTAATGATAGATGCTATGAGTGTGGTGAAAAGGGACATTATGCTTATGACTGTCATCGCTATAGCCGACGAAGAAGAAGCAG GTCACGGTCTAGATCACATTCTCGATCCAGGGGAAGGCGATACTCTCGCTCACGCAGCAGGAGCCGGGGTAGGAG gtcAAGATCAGCATCTCTTCGACGATCAAGGTCTGTGTCTCTTCGTAGATCAAGATCAGCTTCACTCAGAAGATCTAGGTCTGGTTCTATAAAAGGATCGAG ATCCCGCTCAAGGTCAAGATCAAGATCCAGGTCTATTTCACGACCGAGAAGCAG TCGTTCTCCATCAGGAAGTCCTCGCAGAAGTGCAAGTCCTGAAAGAATGGACTGA